A stretch of Acropora muricata isolate sample 2 chromosome 7, ASM3666990v1, whole genome shotgun sequence DNA encodes these proteins:
- the LOC136923818 gene encoding uncharacterized protein yields MPPWVLRMLNSFIFDFFWKTKCELVSRAVVVQPPSLGGFSVVNVKLKVSSLLSQWVRRFAANPSGWTLLMTYWFLSCFGTSPSVVLARPHSFNHSILPAFYSSLLLGWRSLDGSFDDRLSSLVFASRDPHARRVVADLSSKIGYLFLLDENYAVPHCVEKFRPTFGALYWPSTWRQLHFANFDRSVLDFSWKVAHGVVLTAQRLISFGLHVSQHCFCGPVLESLSHLLFACPLAQSVLSWLQSLMFRYSPMSPVLLLRHVLFGFNLEELRRLPRVFVYILNVCKFCIWLARNDFRFRSLLPGAIPVIESVKARVKFHLTVLFKHQRTARGRRFFTRRWGANGVIASFAGGNLTFAL; encoded by the coding sequence ATGCCTCCGTGGGTTTTGAGGATGCTTAACTCCTtcatttttgactttttctggaaaaccaaatGCGAGCTGGTGTCGCGTGCTGTAGTTGTCCAACCACCTTCTCTTGGTGGGTTCTCTGTCgttaatgtgaaattaaaagTGTCATCACTGCTTAGCCAATGGGTTAGGCGTTTTGCTGCGAACCCTTCAGGTTGGACTCTTCTAATGACCTACTGGTTCTTGTCCTGTTTTGGTACTTCTCCTTCTGTGGTCCTTGCACGACCACATAGCTTTAACCATAGTATTCTTCCTGCATTCTACTCTTCACTTTTGCTAGGCTGGCGCTCCCTTGATGGTTCCTTTGATGATAGGCTTTCTTCGCTAGTGTTCGCGTCCAGAGATCCTCATGCCCGCAGAGTCGTGGCggatttatcttcaaaaataggatatcttttcttgcttgatgaaaattacgctgtccctcattgtgttgaaaaattcaggcctactTTTGGTGCACTTTATTGGCCGTCCACTTGGCGTCAACTTCATTTCGCTAATTTTGACCGTTCAGTTTTGGACTTCTCTTGGAAGGTCGCTCATGGTGTTGTTTTGACTGCCCAGCGGCTTATATCCTTTGGCTTGCATGTGTCTCAGCACTGTTTTTGTGGTCCCGTTCTTGAGTCGCTAAGTCACCTCCTGTTTGCTTGCCCTCTTGCGCAGAGTGTactgtcttggctccagtcatTAATGTTTCGTTACTCTCCCATGTCCCCTGTTCTGTTGCTTCGCCATGTCCTTTTCGGGTTTAATCTTGAAGAACTTCGTCGTCTGCctcgtgtttttgtgtacattttgaatgtgtgtaaattttgcatttggcttGCCAGGAATGACTTTCGCTTTCGTTCTCTCCTGCCCGGCGCCATACCAGTTATTGAGAGCGTTAAGGCGCGAGTTAAATTCCATTTAACCGTCCTTTTCAAACATCAAAGGACTGCGCGCGGTCGTCGTTTCTTTACTCGTCGCTGGGGGGCCAATGGTGTCATTGCATCTTTTGCTGGTGGTAATCTAACTTTTGCCCTATAA